A single window of Paenibacillus sp. SYP-B4298 DNA harbors:
- a CDS encoding AbrB/MazE/SpoVT family DNA-binding domain-containing protein has protein sequence MKPAGVVRKVDQLGRIVLPKSLRKRYQMNEGDPVEILVQGDHIILERYRPRCVFCGSMEEVREFKERYLCASCIQDMSQLRRA, from the coding sequence GTGAAACCAGCAGGAGTAGTAAGAAAAGTTGACCAGTTGGGGCGTATTGTCCTACCCAAATCCCTTCGTAAAAGATACCAGATGAATGAGGGCGATCCCGTAGAAATTCTGGTGCAGGGAGATCATATTATTTTGGAGCGTTACCGTCCTAGATGTGTTTTTTGTGGATCTATGGAAGAGGTGCGCGAATTCAAAGAGCGTTACTTGTGTGCGTCCTGCATTCAGGATATGTCCCAATTGCGCCGCGCGTAA
- a CDS encoding sensor histidine kinase, with protein MSIRLRLTMWYSGLLAITLIGLGISIFFLVQYFTYSTVKSQIEQQVNSIGISGTRDFFERLRLNVNPNTIKGEELYIQVVNYQTNTRSTTTNLRGVDFPYPANSLHLQEGYVTTSVQDVPFLVYQRPLVLPDTGETVGLLQVAAYTGREERLLSHLQSILTLSILTAILIAFNFGLFLARKALRPIENVIQATNKIENGSNLSVRIPRGNPNDEMGRLTDTLNGMLSRLETTYNELDEAYKAQRRFVSDASHELRTPLTTIRGNIDLLEKMWQPRLEEMNQEGKQVVLHAEQAEMSLEAMRDISDEAKRMTRLVSDMLSLARADAGYVMEKTSVELLPLVEEVARRAQLLPRTVELRIGDLSPLRAVHVIGNEDYLRQLLFIFIENAFKYTPEGYVELEAMTAQNQAGISVRDTGIGMNSVEIPHIFDRFYRADLSRGKTAGTGLGLSIAKWIIDEHGGSIEVKTREGEGTTFLIWLPVSFPQEG; from the coding sequence ATGTCTATCCGTCTTAGGCTGACAATGTGGTATTCAGGGCTGTTGGCGATTACCCTCATCGGCTTGGGAATATCGATATTTTTCCTGGTGCAATATTTTACGTATAGTACGGTCAAATCCCAAATTGAACAGCAGGTCAACAGCATCGGAATCTCGGGAACGAGAGATTTCTTTGAACGGCTGAGGCTGAATGTGAATCCGAATACAATCAAGGGCGAGGAACTGTACATCCAGGTGGTCAATTACCAGACCAACACCAGATCGACGACGACGAATCTGCGTGGGGTTGATTTTCCGTACCCGGCTAATAGTCTGCATCTGCAAGAGGGCTATGTGACGACCAGTGTACAGGATGTGCCGTTCCTGGTCTACCAGCGTCCGCTCGTGCTGCCGGACACGGGAGAGACGGTAGGGCTGCTTCAGGTGGCCGCCTATACCGGACGCGAGGAGCGTCTGCTGAGCCATCTCCAATCCATTCTCACCCTGTCAATTTTGACAGCGATATTGATCGCCTTCAACTTCGGTCTGTTTCTGGCTCGCAAGGCGCTGCGCCCAATCGAAAATGTCATTCAAGCGACCAATAAGATTGAGAATGGCTCCAATCTGAGCGTTCGCATCCCGCGCGGCAATCCGAATGATGAGATGGGGCGACTGACAGATACGCTCAACGGGATGCTGTCCCGGCTCGAGACGACCTATAACGAGCTGGATGAGGCCTATAAGGCACAGCGGCGCTTTGTGTCTGACGCCTCGCATGAGCTGCGTACACCGCTCACCACGATTCGCGGCAATATCGATCTGCTGGAGAAGATGTGGCAGCCTCGTCTGGAGGAGATGAACCAGGAGGGCAAGCAGGTTGTGCTGCACGCAGAGCAGGCGGAGATGTCGCTGGAGGCGATGCGCGATATCTCGGATGAGGCGAAACGAATGACGCGCCTTGTGAGCGATATGCTGTCCCTTGCCCGTGCGGATGCTGGTTATGTGATGGAGAAGACCTCTGTCGAGCTGCTGCCGCTGGTAGAGGAGGTCGCCCGGCGTGCTCAACTGCTGCCGCGCACTGTTGAGCTGCGGATCGGGGATCTGTCGCCGCTGCGGGCGGTGCATGTCATCGGCAATGAGGATTACTTGCGGCAGCTACTGTTCATTTTCATTGAGAATGCGTTCAAGTATACCCCGGAGGGCTATGTGGAGCTGGAGGCGATGACCGCACAGAATCAGGCGGGCATCTCGGTAAGGGATACGGGCATCGGCATGAACTCGGTTGAGATTCCGCATATCTTTGATCGCTTCTACCGTGCTGACCTGTCTCGCGGCAAGACGGCGGGCACCGGCCTTGGCTTGTCGATCGCCAAATGGATCATCGACGAGCATGGCGGCTCGATTGAGGTGAAGACCCGTGAAGGAGAAGGGACGACATTTTTGATCTGGCTGCCCGTCAGCTTTCCTCAGGAGGGTTAA
- a CDS encoding response regulator transcription factor encodes MRPQIMVIDDDEKITSLLRRSLAFEGYEVVTAPNGLEGLKQMMTADPDLLILDVMMPQVDGWEVAKRVREGGSSVPILMLTAKDEVQDRVRGLDLGADDYLVKPFALEELLARVRALLRRKTDKTETSSSRLTYEDLVLDLDSREAIRAGRTFELTSKEFDLLHLFMQNPRRVLTRETIMEKIWGYDFSGESNVLEVYIAMLRQKTEDGGGKRLIQTVRGTGYVLKGEVG; translated from the coding sequence GTGAGACCACAAATCATGGTGATCGATGATGATGAGAAGATTACTTCGTTGCTTAGGCGAAGCCTTGCCTTTGAAGGGTATGAGGTCGTGACCGCACCCAATGGCTTGGAAGGTCTGAAGCAGATGATGACGGCTGATCCGGATCTGCTGATCCTGGATGTGATGATGCCGCAGGTAGACGGCTGGGAGGTCGCGAAGCGAGTGCGTGAGGGAGGAAGCTCCGTGCCGATCCTGATGCTGACCGCGAAGGATGAGGTGCAGGATCGGGTGCGGGGACTTGACCTGGGGGCGGACGATTACCTCGTCAAGCCGTTCGCACTGGAGGAACTGCTGGCCCGTGTTCGCGCATTGCTGCGCCGCAAGACGGACAAGACAGAGACGAGCAGCAGCCGGCTGACCTATGAGGACCTGGTGCTTGATCTGGATTCGCGGGAAGCGATCCGGGCGGGGAGAACCTTCGAGCTGACAAGCAAGGAGTTCGACTTGCTGCATCTGTTCATGCAAAATCCGCGCCGGGTGCTCACCCGCGAGACGATTATGGAGAAAATATGGGGATACGACTTCAGCGGCGAGTCGAATGTGCTGGAGGTTTATATCGCCATGCTGCGCCAAAAAACTGAGGATGGGGGCGGCAAACGGTTGATTCAGACCGTGCGCGGTACAGGCTATGTGCTAAAAGGGGAGGTCGGCTGA
- a CDS encoding DUF2161 family putative PD-(D/E)XK-type phosphodiesterase, with protein MAIKHESELYEPIKQYYEQRGYTVKGEVLRCDLVAIREGTDSEEDMLIVEMKKTFNLALLLQGVERLRLSCQVVLAVERNRSKRGAHNQRFGELAELCRMLGLGLMTVTFYKTKQPQIEMLCEPGDTPRRTMRRARASRTLREFKERSGDYNTGGVTGRKLMTAYKEKALRCAWALQQLGPSAPRAIAAHTDVSQAGAVLRNNYYGWFERSARGVYQLRSPGEQALAEHAAVIAAWLEASGRAVLPPSL; from the coding sequence TTGGCCATCAAGCACGAAAGCGAGCTCTATGAGCCCATCAAGCAATACTATGAACAGCGTGGCTATACTGTCAAAGGAGAGGTGCTGCGCTGTGATCTGGTCGCCATTCGGGAGGGAACGGACAGCGAAGAGGACATGCTGATTGTGGAAATGAAAAAGACGTTCAATCTCGCTCTGCTGCTGCAGGGCGTCGAACGTCTGCGCCTGTCGTGTCAGGTCGTGCTGGCTGTAGAGCGCAACCGCTCCAAGAGAGGCGCCCATAACCAGCGCTTCGGCGAGCTTGCCGAGCTATGCCGGATGCTGGGACTGGGGCTGATGACCGTCACCTTCTATAAGACGAAGCAGCCGCAGATTGAGATGCTGTGCGAGCCGGGCGACACGCCGCGCAGAACGATGCGGCGCGCCCGCGCCAGCCGCACGCTGCGGGAGTTCAAGGAGCGCTCCGGCGACTACAATACGGGCGGTGTCACCGGACGCAAGCTGATGACCGCCTACAAGGAGAAGGCGCTGCGCTGCGCCTGGGCGCTCCAGCAGCTCGGCCCGTCCGCGCCGCGTGCGATTGCCGCTCACACCGATGTCAGTCAAGCCGGCGCTGTGCTGCGCAACAACTATTACGGCTGGTTCGAGCGGAGCGCGCGCGGCGTGTACCAGTTGCGCTCGCCAGGCGAGCAGGCGCTAGCGGAGCATGCTGCGGTCATAGCTGCCTGGCTCGAGGCTTCCGGCAGAGCCGTACTGCCGCCAAGCCTTTAG
- a CDS encoding PrkA family serine protein kinase, translating into MDIFERISAYKAENEKLAWTGTFKDYIELLRVDPTPAMTAHARVYEMIKSYGVDEVGGVKRYKFFEQEIFGLDRAIEKLVEEYFHSAARRLDVRKRILLLMGPVSGGKSTLVTMLKKGLERYSRTDSGAVYAIQGCPMHEDPLHLIPHELRPDIERELGVRIEGNLCPSCQLRLKTEYEGQIDQVAVERVLISEDNRVGIGTFSPSDPKSQDIADLTGSIDFSTITEYGSESDPRAYRFDGELNKANRGLMEFQEMLKCDEKFLWNLLSLTQEGNFKAGRFALISADELIVAHTNETEYRSFIANKKNEALQSRMIVMPVPYNLKVSEEEKIYSKLIGQSDMKHVHIAPHALRSAAIFSILTRLKETKKQGMDLVKKMRMYDGQEVEGYKEADLKEMQSEFIEEGMTGIDPRYVINRISSALIKQDLQCINALDVLRALKDGMDQHPSITKEERERYLNFISVARKEYDSLAKKEVQKAFVYSFEESARTLFENYLDNIESYCNWTKIKDPLTGEEMEPDERLMRSIEEQIGISENAKKAFREEILIRISTYSRKGRKFDYASHDRLREAIEKKLFVDLKDIVKITTSTKTPDENQLKRINEVTKRLMDDHGYCPVCSNELLRYVGSLLNR; encoded by the coding sequence ATGGATATTTTTGAACGCATATCGGCTTACAAAGCAGAGAATGAGAAGCTCGCTTGGACAGGGACTTTCAAGGACTACATCGAGCTGTTGAGGGTAGATCCAACTCCGGCGATGACAGCTCATGCACGAGTCTATGAGATGATCAAGTCTTATGGGGTCGATGAGGTCGGGGGCGTCAAGCGCTACAAGTTTTTTGAACAGGAGATTTTTGGGCTTGACCGGGCCATCGAGAAGCTCGTGGAGGAATATTTTCATTCGGCTGCGAGGCGGCTGGATGTGAGAAAGCGGATTTTGCTGCTCATGGGGCCCGTTAGCGGCGGCAAGTCGACATTAGTCACGATGCTGAAGAAGGGGCTGGAGAGATATTCGCGCACGGACAGCGGGGCGGTCTACGCCATCCAGGGCTGCCCGATGCATGAAGATCCGTTGCATCTCATTCCACATGAGCTGCGTCCCGATATTGAGCGGGAGCTGGGGGTGAGAATCGAGGGCAATCTATGCCCTTCCTGCCAGTTGCGTCTGAAGACGGAATATGAGGGGCAGATTGACCAGGTGGCGGTGGAGCGGGTGCTCATCTCCGAGGATAACCGGGTCGGCATCGGCACGTTCAGTCCATCTGATCCGAAATCGCAGGATATCGCTGATCTGACAGGCAGCATCGACTTTTCGACCATTACCGAATATGGCTCGGAATCCGATCCGCGGGCATACCGGTTCGATGGCGAGCTGAACAAGGCGAACCGCGGGCTGATGGAGTTCCAGGAGATGCTCAAGTGCGATGAGAAGTTTCTGTGGAACCTGCTCTCATTGACCCAGGAGGGCAACTTCAAGGCAGGGCGCTTCGCCCTCATCTCGGCCGATGAGCTGATCGTGGCCCATACGAATGAGACAGAGTATCGATCGTTTATCGCCAACAAGAAGAATGAAGCGCTGCAGTCGCGGATGATTGTCATGCCGGTGCCGTATAATCTGAAGGTGTCTGAGGAGGAGAAGATTTATTCCAAGCTTATCGGCCAGAGCGATATGAAGCATGTCCACATTGCACCGCATGCGCTGCGCTCCGCCGCGATCTTCTCGATCCTCACGCGCCTCAAGGAAACGAAGAAGCAAGGAATGGATCTGGTCAAAAAAATGCGCATGTATGATGGCCAGGAGGTGGAAGGGTATAAAGAAGCGGATCTGAAGGAGATGCAGAGCGAGTTCATCGAGGAGGGCATGACTGGCATCGATCCGCGGTATGTCATCAATCGCATATCCAGCGCCTTGATCAAGCAGGATCTGCAGTGCATTAATGCGCTGGATGTGCTGCGCGCGCTCAAGGATGGCATGGACCAGCACCCGTCGATAACGAAGGAGGAGCGGGAGCGATACTTAAACTTTATTTCGGTGGCGCGCAAGGAGTATGACAGCCTGGCGAAGAAAGAGGTGCAAAAGGCGTTTGTCTACTCGTTCGAGGAGTCAGCGCGCACGCTGTTTGAGAACTATCTGGACAACATCGAATCGTATTGCAACTGGACGAAGATCAAGGACCCGCTGACGGGAGAGGAGATGGAGCCGGACGAGAGGCTGATGCGCTCCATCGAAGAGCAGATCGGCATTTCGGAGAATGCCAAGAAGGCGTTCCGGGAAGAGATTCTGATCCGTATCTCCACCTACTCGCGCAAAGGACGGAAATTCGATTATGCCAGCCATGACCGGCTGCGGGAGGCGATCGAGAAGAAGCTGTTCGTGGATCTGAAGGATATTGTCAAAATTACGACCTCGACGAAGACGCCGGATGAAAATCAACTCAAGCGCATTAATGAG
- the trmL gene encoding tRNA (uridine(34)/cytosine(34)/5-carboxymethylaminomethyluridine(34)-2'-O)-methyltransferase TrmL: MAFHIVLVEPEIPANTGNIARTCAATGTHLHLVRPLGFRTDDRTLKRAGLDYWHAVQVHYYDSFQEVVEQHSDARFFFASTKADKLYSEFSYQDGDFLVFGKETKGLPQELLDSNPGCLMRMPMTDKVRSLNLSNSAAIIVYEALRQTGFVDLN; this comes from the coding sequence GTGGCGTTTCATATTGTGCTGGTGGAGCCGGAGATTCCGGCTAACACTGGAAATATAGCTCGAACCTGTGCAGCTACCGGCACGCACCTTCATCTGGTCAGACCGCTGGGATTTCGCACGGATGACCGGACGCTGAAGCGGGCTGGGCTTGATTACTGGCATGCGGTTCAGGTTCATTATTATGATTCGTTTCAGGAGGTGGTGGAACAACATTCAGATGCCCGCTTCTTCTTTGCTAGTACGAAGGCGGACAAACTATATTCCGAATTCAGCTATCAGGATGGAGATTTTTTGGTTTTCGGCAAAGAAACCAAAGGACTTCCGCAGGAGCTGCTCGATTCTAACCCGGGATGTCTAATGAGGATGCCGATGACCGATAAGGTTCGTTCTCTGAATTTGTCGAATTCCGCGGCTATTATTGTCTACGAAGCGCTTAGACAAACCGGATTTGTGGATTTGAACTAA
- the serC gene encoding 3-phosphoserine/phosphohydroxythreonine transaminase: MTNRALNFNAGPAALPLEVLQQAQEQFVDYHSAGMSIMEMSHRSAAFEQVNNETQALMRKLYGIPDNYKVLFLQGGASTQFSMIPLNLLQAGKPGAYVNTGSWAIKALKEAQLVGETVIAATSEADKFNRIPALDSIEVPDNASYLHITSNETIEGTQFAQFPTLSPAVPLIADMSSDIMSRPVDISQFGVIYAGAQKNLGPSGVTIVIIRDDLAASSPKHVPTMLRYDTHAKADSLYNTPPSFSVYMVNLVLKWIETKGGVAALEQYNRDKTKLIYDTIDHSGGFYRGFAQADSRSVMNITFRLQTEELEKQFVKESEQQGFVGLKGHRSVGGLRASTYNAVPLENCKALAEFMTDFQRRNG, from the coding sequence TTGACGAACAGAGCATTAAATTTTAATGCCGGACCGGCGGCGCTGCCGCTTGAGGTGCTGCAGCAAGCACAAGAGCAATTCGTGGATTATCATAGTGCGGGCATGTCTATTATGGAAATGTCGCACCGCAGTGCTGCTTTCGAGCAGGTCAATAACGAAACACAAGCGCTAATGCGCAAGCTGTACGGAATTCCTGACAACTACAAGGTGTTATTTCTGCAGGGCGGAGCCAGCACCCAGTTCTCCATGATTCCACTCAATCTGCTGCAAGCAGGCAAGCCTGGCGCTTACGTGAACACAGGCAGTTGGGCGATCAAGGCGCTCAAGGAAGCACAGCTAGTGGGAGAGACGGTCATCGCAGCAACATCTGAGGCAGACAAGTTTAATCGCATCCCTGCCCTGGACAGCATCGAGGTGCCGGATAACGCCTCCTATCTTCATATTACCTCCAACGAAACGATCGAAGGCACGCAGTTCGCGCAATTTCCGACATTGAGCCCGGCAGTGCCGCTTATTGCCGACATGTCCAGTGATATTATGTCCAGACCTGTCGATATTAGTCAATTCGGTGTCATCTATGCCGGTGCACAAAAAAATCTGGGCCCCTCCGGCGTAACCATCGTCATCATTCGCGACGATCTGGCAGCCTCCAGCCCGAAGCATGTACCAACGATGCTGCGTTATGATACACATGCCAAAGCCGATTCCCTGTACAATACACCGCCTTCCTTCTCGGTCTATATGGTTAATCTGGTATTGAAATGGATTGAAACCAAGGGTGGCGTAGCAGCACTAGAGCAATACAATCGTGACAAGACGAAGCTCATCTATGATACAATCGATCACAGTGGCGGTTTCTATCGCGGGTTTGCCCAGGCGGACAGCCGTTCTGTCATGAACATTACGTTCAGACTGCAGACGGAGGAGCTGGAGAAGCAATTCGTGAAGGAATCCGAGCAGCAGGGCTTTGTTGGCCTGAAGGGTCATCGCAGTGTAGGCGGTCTTCGTGCTTCCACCTACAACGCCGTTCCACTTGAGAACTGCAAGGCGTTGGCCGAATTTATGACTGATTTCCAGCGCCGCAACGGATAA
- the glnA gene encoding type I glutamate--ammonia ligase, with amino-acid sequence MSVQKVLDTIKENDVQFVDFRFVDLSGRAHHISLPATEVEAETFENGVAFDGSSIPGFRGIEESDMVMMPDTETAYIDPFTAHPTLIIMCNIHTPDGERYDRDPRSIAQKAEEFLQSSGVGTAAFFAPESEFFIFDDVRYESGMNTSFFSVDSEEAAWNTGRKEEGGNLGFKIGVKGGYVPVAPIDTQQDIRSEMVRLMQEAGLRVERHHHEVATAGQGEINFRFDTLTKTADNLLKYKYIIHNVARQYGKVATFMPKPMFGDNGSGMHVHQSIFNGDSPLFYEKGGYANLSKMALNYIGGILYHAPALIALTNPSTNSFKRLVPGYEAPVNLVFSKGNRSAAVRIPVAAVTPKGCRIEFRTPDSTANPYLSFAAMLLAGLDGIKRNIDPSALGYGPYDKNIYDLSDEEKKEIRSVPGTLDEALDALEADSVFLTEGGVFSQDFIDNYVAFKRQEAKAVSIRVHPHEYSLYFDC; translated from the coding sequence ATGTCAGTTCAAAAGGTTTTAGACACAATCAAGGAAAACGATGTTCAGTTTGTTGATTTTCGTTTTGTAGATCTTTCCGGTCGCGCACACCATATCTCGCTTCCTGCTACAGAGGTGGAAGCTGAGACGTTTGAGAACGGTGTTGCATTTGACGGATCTTCCATTCCAGGCTTCCGTGGCATTGAGGAATCTGACATGGTCATGATGCCAGACACAGAAACTGCGTATATTGATCCCTTCACAGCACATCCTACACTGATTATTATGTGTAACATTCATACACCGGATGGCGAGCGCTATGATCGTGACCCGCGCAGCATCGCGCAAAAGGCAGAAGAATTTCTGCAGAGCAGCGGCGTAGGCACAGCAGCATTCTTCGCGCCTGAGTCCGAATTCTTCATCTTCGATGATGTTCGCTATGAGAGCGGCATGAACACGTCCTTCTTCTCGGTGGATTCCGAAGAAGCGGCTTGGAATACTGGTCGTAAGGAAGAAGGCGGCAACCTGGGCTTCAAAATTGGCGTAAAAGGCGGCTATGTGCCGGTTGCTCCAATTGATACCCAGCAAGACATCCGCAGCGAGATGGTTCGACTGATGCAAGAAGCAGGACTGCGTGTCGAGCGTCATCACCATGAGGTTGCGACTGCGGGTCAAGGCGAAATCAACTTCCGCTTCGACACACTGACCAAAACCGCTGACAATCTGTTGAAATATAAATACATCATTCATAATGTAGCTCGCCAATATGGTAAAGTAGCGACATTCATGCCGAAGCCGATGTTTGGCGACAACGGTAGCGGAATGCACGTTCACCAATCGATCTTCAATGGCGATTCTCCGCTCTTCTATGAGAAAGGCGGCTACGCTAACCTGAGCAAGATGGCTCTGAATTACATCGGCGGCATTCTGTACCATGCTCCAGCACTGATTGCATTGACTAACCCGAGCACGAACTCGTTCAAGCGTCTTGTTCCTGGCTACGAAGCACCGGTGAATCTGGTATTCTCCAAAGGAAACCGTTCTGCTGCAGTTCGTATTCCGGTAGCTGCTGTAACGCCGAAAGGCTGCCGCATCGAGTTCCGTACACCGGACTCCACTGCGAATCCATACCTGTCCTTCGCGGCGATGCTGCTGGCTGGTCTGGACGGCATCAAGCGCAACATTGATCCGTCGGCTCTGGGCTATGGTCCTTATGACAAAAATATCTATGATCTGTCTGATGAAGAGAAAAAAGAAATTCGCAGCGTGCCGGGCACACTGGACGAGGCGCTGGATGCTCTCGAAGCGGATTCCGTCTTCTTGACAGAAGGTGGCGTATTCTCCCAAGACTTTATCGACAACTATGTTGCGTTTAAGCGTCAAGAAGCAAAAGCCGTATCCATCCGTGTTCATCCACATGAATACAGCCTTTACTTTGACTGCTAA
- a CDS encoding 4-hydroxy-3-methylbut-2-enyl diphosphate reductase, whose protein sequence is MDIVKISPRGYCYGVVDAMVLALQAAKNPDLPRPIYILGMIVHNSHVTEAFEREGIITLDGENRLNILEQVEKGTIILTAHGVSPEVRKRAREKGLTIVDATCPDVTRTHDLIREKVAEGYKIIYIGKKGHPEPEGAIGIAPEDVYLIEKEAEIERLELAHSKLLITNQTTMSQWDIKHLISRLQDKYPEAEVHNEICLATQVRQEAVAEQAGQADLCLVVGDPRSNNSNRLAQVSEEIAGVTSYRISDLSELKLEWLEGVRTVAVTSGASTPTPITKEVIAFLEQYNPLVPSTWELKRTIDMEKLLPRLRTKSKS, encoded by the coding sequence GTGGATATTGTGAAAATATCGCCGCGCGGCTACTGCTATGGTGTTGTGGATGCGATGGTGCTTGCGCTGCAGGCAGCCAAAAATCCCGATTTGCCGCGTCCGATTTATATTTTGGGCATGATTGTGCATAATTCGCATGTAACCGAAGCCTTCGAGCGCGAAGGCATCATTACGCTGGATGGAGAGAACAGGCTGAATATTCTGGAGCAGGTGGAGAAGGGGACGATCATTCTCACTGCTCATGGCGTCTCGCCCGAGGTGCGCAAGCGTGCCCGCGAGAAGGGATTGACGATTGTCGATGCGACCTGCCCCGATGTGACCCGTACCCATGATCTGATTCGGGAGAAGGTTGCTGAGGGCTATAAGATTATCTATATCGGCAAGAAGGGGCATCCTGAGCCGGAAGGGGCGATCGGCATCGCGCCGGAGGATGTATACCTCATCGAGAAGGAAGCTGAGATCGAGCGGCTGGAGCTGGCGCATAGCAAGCTCTTGATTACTAATCAGACGACGATGTCGCAATGGGACATCAAGCATCTGATCAGCCGCCTGCAGGACAAGTATCCAGAGGCCGAGGTGCATAATGAGATCTGCCTGGCTACCCAGGTGAGGCAGGAGGCTGTTGCAGAGCAGGCAGGGCAGGCAGATCTGTGTCTGGTCGTCGGCGATCCGCGGAGCAACAACTCGAATCGGCTGGCGCAGGTGTCGGAGGAGATTGCCGGGGTCACCTCCTACCGCATCTCCGATCTGAGTGAGCTGAAGCTGGAATGGCTGGAGGGCGTCCGCACAGTGGCTGTGACCTCCGGTGCGTCGACGCCAACGCCCATTACGAAGGAGGTTATTGCGTTCCTGGAGCAATATAACCCGCTCGTCCCGTCGACCTGGGAGCTGAAGCGAACGATTGATATGGAGAAGCTGCTGCCACGGCTTCGGACGAAGTCCAAGTCCTAA
- the aroF gene encoding 3-deoxy-7-phosphoheptulonate synthase has translation MIVITKSDVTEERIAEIVEHIEKGGVQAHVSRGTDRTVIGIIGKAEPTLSEHLRQLKGVEEVIKISKSYKLASRDFHPDDTIIDIKGVKIGGSHLVIMGGPCAVESPEQIDEIARLVKAAGGQVLRGGAFKPRTGPYSFQGVGVEGLKMMAEAGRKHGLLTITEVMTPEYVDICAEYADILQVGTRNMQNFDLLRKLGTIQTPVLLKRGFSSTYDEFLNAAEYILAGGNPNVMLCERGIRTFESYTRNTLDLSAIPVLQQLSHLPVISDPSHGTGRRELVEPMSKASVAAGANGLIIEMHTDPDNSMTGDGVQSLFPDQFAALLKDLEKLGALVNRNFNTEKAPAEAFATWKK, from the coding sequence ATGATCGTAATTACAAAATCGGATGTAACAGAAGAACGGATCGCTGAAATTGTGGAGCATATTGAGAAGGGCGGCGTGCAGGCTCATGTATCGCGGGGCACCGACAGGACGGTCATCGGAATCATCGGCAAGGCAGAGCCGACGCTATCTGAGCATCTGCGTCAACTGAAGGGCGTGGAAGAGGTCATCAAAATCTCCAAGTCCTACAAGCTGGCCAGCCGCGACTTCCATCCGGACGATACGATCATTGATATCAAAGGTGTCAAGATCGGTGGCAGCCATCTGGTCATTATGGGCGGTCCATGCGCAGTGGAGTCGCCCGAGCAGATCGACGAGATTGCGCGGCTCGTTAAGGCTGCGGGGGGCCAGGTGCTGCGTGGCGGGGCGTTCAAGCCGCGTACAGGGCCGTACAGCTTCCAGGGCGTAGGGGTAGAGGGCTTGAAGATGATGGCGGAGGCAGGGCGCAAGCACGGTCTACTGACGATTACAGAAGTGATGACGCCGGAATACGTAGATATTTGCGCGGAATATGCTGACATCCTGCAGGTGGGCACGCGCAATATGCAGAACTTCGATCTGCTCCGCAAGCTGGGTACGATTCAGACGCCTGTGCTGCTCAAGCGTGGCTTCAGCTCCACATACGACGAGTTCCTTAACGCAGCAGAATACATCCTCGCGGGCGGCAATCCGAACGTGATGCTGTGCGAGCGCGGCATTCGTACCTTCGAATCCTACACGCGCAATACGCTGGATCTGTCCGCTATCCCGGTACTTCAGCAGTTGAGCCATCTTCCGGTCATCTCGGACCCGAGCCATGGCACAGGACGCAGGGAGCTGGTAGAGCCGATGTCCAAGGCGTCTGTGGCGGCCGGAGCGAATGGCTTGATTATCGAGATGCATACGGACCCGGACAACTCGATGACTGGCGATGGCGTGCAATCGCTGTTCCCGGATCAGTTCGCAGCGCTGCTCAAGGATTTGGAGAAGCTCGGGGCGCTGGTTAACAGAAACTTCAATACAGAGAAAGCGCCGGCTGAGGCATTTGCCACTTGGAAAAAATAA